In one Antennarius striatus isolate MH-2024 chromosome 1, ASM4005453v1, whole genome shotgun sequence genomic region, the following are encoded:
- the psmd14 gene encoding 26S proteasome non-ATPase regulatory subunit 14 has protein sequence MDRLLRLGGGMPGLGQGPPTDAPAVDTAEQVYISSLALLKMLKHGRAGVPMEVMGLMLGEFVDDYTVRVIDVFAMPQSGTGVSVEAVDPVFQAKMLDMLKQTSRPEMVVGWYHSHPGFGCWLSGVDINTQQSFEALSERAVAVVVDPIQSVKGKVVIDAFRLINANMMVLGHEPRQTTSNLGHLNKPSIQALIHGLNRHYYSITINYRKNELEQKMLLNLHKKSWMEGLTLQDYSEHCKLNETIVKEMLELAKNYNKAVEEEDKMTPEQLAIKNVGKQDPKRHLEEHVDVLMTSNIVQCLAAMLDTVVFQ, from the exons ATGGATCGGTTGCTGAGGCTTGGAGGTGGAATGCCAGGGCTCGGCCAG GGCCCCCCAACAGATGCCCCTGCTGTAGACACAGCTGAGCAGGTGTACATCTCCTCCCTCGCCCTGCTCAAG ATGTTGAAGCATGGGCGTGCTGGAGTACCAATGGAGGTCATGGGATTGATGCTGGGAGAATTTGTTGATGACTACACTGTGCGTGTGATTGATGTGTTTGCCATGCCCCAGTCAGGAACA GGTGTGAGTGTTGAAGCAGTGGACCCGGTGTTTCAGGCTAAGATGTTGGACATGCTGAAGCAAACTAGCAG ACCAGAGATGGTTGTTGGCTGGTACCATAGTCACCCTGGTTTTGGCTGCTGGTTGTCTGGTGTGGACATCAACACACAGCAGAGCTTCGAGGCCTTATCGGAGCGCGCCGTTGCAGTTGTGGTTGATCCAATTCAGAGCGTCAAAGGAAAG GTTGTCATTGATGCCTTCAGACTGATCAATGCCAACATGATGGTGTTGGGTCATGAACCAAGACAGACCACCTCCAACCTGGGTCATCTGAACAAGCCATCAATTCAG GCTCTGATTCATGGACTGAACAGACATTACTACTCCATCACCATCAACTACAGGAAAAATGAACTGGAGCAAAAG ATGCTGTTGAATCTGCACAAGAAGAGCTGGATGGAGGGCCTGACCCTGCAGGACTACAGTGAGCACTGTAAGCTCAATGAGACCATCGTCAAGGAGATGCTGGAGCTGGCTAAGAACTacaataag GCTGTGGAAGAAGAGGACAAAATGACCCCAGAGCAGCTGGCAATCAAGAACGTTGGAAAACAG GATCCCAAAAGGCACTTGGAGGAGCACGTAGATGTTTTAATGACATCCAACATTGTTCAGTGCCTAGCTGCCATGTTGGATACCGTAGTTTTTCAGTGa
- the LOC137597403 gene encoding RNA-binding motif, single-stranded-interacting protein 1-like produces the protein MIFANTGNPLKTANRKQSYPMTPSSPSSSSNSSSTGLEQLSKTNLYIRGLPPATTDLDLVKLCHQYGKIQSAKAILDKTTNKCKGYGFVDFDSPAAALKAVHALKTSGIQAQMAKQQEQDPTNLYISNLPLSVDEKELENMLQPFGQVVSTRILRDYSGNSRGVGFARMDTTEQCNAVISHFNGKFIKIASGVLAPSQPLLCKFADSQRKKHAHSGFVPNGQTGDLRLGAMTLTYDPSSAAIQNGYYPSPYPVTNRIMTVQPAMSPYVSPVSAYQVQSHSWVAHQPYIMQHPAAVMSPSVDPSMSLHPAAMITQQMGQLSLGNTGAYISTNRGVQGAYMPQYPPLQTAPDNGTPQQVDSSNNSSPYSQLSK, from the exons ATGATCTTTGCAAACACAGGCAACCCGCTGAAGACAGCCAATCGTAAGCAG TCCTACCCCATGACGCCGTCcagtcccagcagcagcagcaacagcagcagcacaggccTGGAGCAGCTCAGCAAAACCAACCTGTACATCCGTGGGCTGCCCCCCGCCACTACAGACCTGGACCTGGTCAAACTCTGTCACCA GTATGGAAAAATTCAGTCTGCAAAGGCGATCCTGgacaaaacaaccaacaaatgCAAAG GTTACGGTTTTGTGGACTTCGACAGCCCGGCGGCGGCGTTGAAGGCGGTGCATGCTCTGAAAACCAGCGGTATACAGGCACAGATGGCCAAG CAACAGGAGCAGGACCCCACCAATCTGTACATTTCCAATCTGCCTCTCTCTGTGGATgagaaggagctggagaacaTGCTGCAGCCCTTCGGCCAGGTCGTCTCCACGCGGATCCTCCGGGATTACAGTGGCAACAGCCGAGGCGTGGGCTTCGCCAG GATGGACACCACAGAGCAGTGTAACGCCGTCATCTCCCACTTTAATGGGAAATTTATCAAGATAGCTTCTGGAGTTCTGG CTCCCTCCCAGCCGTTGCTGTGTAAGTTTGCAGACAGTCAGAGGAAGAAACATGCTCATAGCGGATTTGTTCCCAATGGACAGACAGGGGATCTAAGACTA GGTGCAATGACTCTTACCTATGACCCCTCCTCAGCAGCGATCCAGAATGG GTACTATCCTTCTCCGTATCCTGTGACCAACAGGATAATGACTGTACAGCCTGCAATGTCTCCCTATGTGTCTCCAGTCTCTGCTTACCAG GTACAGAGTCATTCTTGGGTGGCACATCAGCCATATATCATGCAACACCCG GCCGCTGTGATGTCGCCCTCTGTTGATCCGTCCATGTCACTGCACCCTGCAGCTATGATCACACAGCAGATGGGTCAGCTGTCACTGGGAAACACTGGAGCA TACATTTCAACTAATCGCGGCGTCCAGGGAGCTTACATGCCTCAATATCCTCCCCTACAGACGGCACCT GATAATGGAACTCCACAGCAAGTGGACTCTTCTAACAACTCGTCTCCATATAGTCAGCTCAGCAAGTAA